One genomic segment of Fundulus heteroclitus isolate FHET01 chromosome 10, MU-UCD_Fhet_4.1, whole genome shotgun sequence includes these proteins:
- the LOC110367863 gene encoding uncharacterized protein K02A2.6-like — MNEEIKNFISKCDICRSVDPKQQRETLHPHDMASRPWAKGIPDIVISDNGPQYASLEFQHFSQKWGFEHRTSSPGYPQSNGKAESAVKTAKRLMLKAAAARQDPYLAMLDHRNTPSQGLNTSPAQRLLIRRTRTLLPTKDTLLKPEVTHNEQGLKYNRQRQEKYYNRTAKDMDTLKGGDSVRVQPWDTHKGWRPAKVVQQVSHRSYEVELESGGVLRRNRCHLRHDLTKSTLTQNTPTPTVTEAAIPPGGPANQETVTRSGRRVVRPHYLKDYSQ, encoded by the exons ATGAATGAGGAGATCAAGAACTTCATCTCCAAATGCGACATATGTAGGTCAGTGGATCCAAAGCAACAAAGAGAGACACTACACCCACATGACATGGCAAGCAGACCCTGGGCCAAG GGGATCCCGGACATTGTTATCTCAGATAACGGACCCCAATATGCATCACTAGAGTTTCAGCACTTCAGCCAAAAGTGGGGCTTTGAACACAGGACATCGTCGCCGGGATACCCACAGAGTAACGGGAAGGCGGAGTCAGCGGTGAAGACAGCCAAGCGCCTGATGCTGAAAGCTGCAGCAGCGAGACAGGATCCGTACTTGGCCATGCTGGATCATCGCAACACACCGAGCCAGGGCCTCAACACAAGCCCGGCACAGAGACTCCTAATCAGAAGGACCAGGACCCTGCTTCCCACTAAGGACACTCTGCTGAAGCCAGAGGTAACACACAACGAACAGGGACTGAAATACaacagacagagacaggaaaaGTACTACAACCGCACAGCAAAAGACATGGACACTCTGAAAGGAGGGGACAGTGTGAGAGTACAGCCCTGGGACACACACAAGGGCTGGAGACCAGCGAAAGTGGTCCAACAGGTGAGCCATAGATCATATGAGGTGGAGTTGGAGTCAGGAGGTGTTTTGAGACGAAATCGTTGCCACCTCAGACACGATCTCACCAAGAGCACACTGACACAAAACACACCCACACCAACAGTGACTGAGGCGGCCATACCACCAGGTGGCCCAGCGAACCAAGAGACGGTCACCAGGTCAGGTCGACGAGTTGTCAGACCCCACTACCTGAAAGACTATTCTCAGTGA